In Prescottella soli, a genomic segment contains:
- a CDS encoding nuclear transport factor 2 family protein: MTRELADRLALSDLVAQYAIAVDRRDELALSALFTDDARLVQPAGLVRRGKDPVLNGAEAIAAGVLGAVAHLHSTRHVVSQQIVDATGDTARGEVYCEAHHVYAVEDGHRDYVVAIRYEDEYRREAGTWRIARRELFVDFTHDRPVDLLR; this comes from the coding sequence ATGACCCGTGAACTGGCAGACCGCCTCGCCCTCTCGGACCTCGTCGCGCAGTATGCGATCGCCGTGGATCGCCGGGACGAGCTCGCCCTCTCCGCCCTCTTCACCGACGATGCCCGGCTGGTGCAGCCGGCGGGGTTGGTCCGCCGCGGCAAGGACCCCGTCCTGAACGGCGCCGAGGCGATCGCCGCGGGCGTGCTGGGCGCCGTCGCGCATCTGCACTCGACGCGGCACGTGGTGAGCCAGCAGATCGTCGACGCGACGGGCGACACCGCACGCGGCGAGGTCTACTGCGAGGCGCACCACGTGTATGCCGTCGAGGACGGACATCGCGACTACGTCGTGGCGATCCGGTACGAGGACGAGTACCGCCGCGAGGCGGGTACGTGGCGCATCGCCCGGCGTGAACTGTTCGTCGACTTCACCCACGACCGCCCCGTCGACCTCCTCAGGTGA
- a CDS encoding coniferyl aldehyde dehydrogenase, whose translation MSENVTATTPIAQLPSILEAQKRAAAEQGTASAEIRRERLQRMIDLLVRHHKPLTEAIDGDFGGRLVAYSIMNDILGSLTSLKHARDSFESWMGNEERPPYPPYDQLGARAYIQYQPKGSVGIIGTWNAPLFTLLSPLACALGAGNRAILKPSEIVPRTAQVLADAVAEVFDPSEIAVVTGGPDLADAFTSLPFDHLVFTGSTEVGKLVMANAAKNLVPVTLELGGKSPTIVGRSADLETAANKIAIAKATNSGQICVSPDVVYVPREQLDSFVGALEKSYAALLPTVTDNPDVVAIVSDRHLARVESLVADARDRGALIVATPVDETAQLDGDRKRPLRLVVSPPADSKIMQEEIFGPAIILLPYDQTDEVIADINSRPKPLALYYFGTDAAEQEAVLTRTWSGGVTVNDIMMHPGMNDAPFGGVGASGMGHYHGREGFLEFSHARTVFEAPEHDPRAEWGTLPPYGDGFLAAMEAQVVP comes from the coding sequence ATGAGCGAGAACGTCACCGCCACCACCCCGATCGCGCAACTGCCCTCGATCCTCGAGGCCCAGAAGCGCGCGGCAGCAGAACAGGGCACCGCTTCGGCGGAGATTCGCCGTGAACGCCTGCAGCGGATGATCGATCTCCTCGTGCGTCACCACAAGCCGCTCACCGAGGCCATCGACGGCGATTTCGGTGGACGCCTCGTCGCGTACTCGATCATGAACGACATCCTCGGGTCGCTCACGTCGCTCAAGCACGCCCGCGACTCGTTCGAGTCGTGGATGGGCAACGAGGAGCGGCCACCGTACCCGCCCTACGATCAGCTGGGCGCGCGGGCGTACATCCAGTACCAGCCCAAGGGATCGGTCGGGATCATCGGCACGTGGAACGCCCCGCTGTTCACGCTGCTGAGCCCCCTGGCGTGCGCACTCGGCGCCGGCAACCGCGCGATCCTCAAGCCGTCCGAGATCGTCCCCCGCACCGCCCAGGTCCTCGCCGACGCCGTCGCCGAGGTCTTCGACCCGTCCGAGATCGCGGTCGTGACGGGCGGCCCCGACCTGGCAGACGCGTTCACCTCGCTGCCGTTCGACCACCTCGTCTTCACCGGTAGCACCGAGGTCGGCAAGCTGGTCATGGCGAACGCGGCGAAGAACCTGGTTCCGGTCACGCTCGAACTGGGTGGCAAGTCTCCCACGATCGTGGGTCGCAGCGCCGACCTCGAGACCGCCGCGAACAAGATCGCGATCGCGAAGGCCACGAACTCGGGGCAGATCTGCGTGTCGCCCGACGTCGTCTACGTCCCGCGCGAGCAGCTCGACAGCTTCGTCGGCGCACTGGAGAAGTCGTACGCGGCCCTGCTGCCGACGGTCACCGACAACCCGGATGTGGTTGCGATCGTGAGTGATCGACACCTCGCCCGTGTCGAGTCGCTCGTTGCAGACGCCCGCGATCGCGGCGCCCTCATCGTCGCGACCCCGGTCGACGAGACCGCTCAGCTCGACGGCGACCGCAAGCGCCCGCTGCGACTGGTGGTCTCGCCGCCGGCCGACTCGAAGATCATGCAGGAGGAGATTTTCGGACCGGCGATCATCCTGCTCCCGTACGACCAGACCGATGAGGTCATCGCGGACATCAACAGTCGGCCGAAGCCGTTGGCGCTCTACTACTTCGGAACCGACGCGGCGGAGCAGGAGGCTGTGCTCACCCGCACCTGGTCGGGCGGCGTGACCGTCAACGACATCATGATGCACCCGGGTATGAACGACGCTCCGTTCGGCGGCGTCGGCGCGTCCGGCATGGGGCACTATCACGGCCGGGAGGGATTCCTCGAATTCAGCCACGCTCGTACGGTTTTCGAGGCTCCCGAGCACGACCCCCGCGCCGAGTGGGGAACCCTGCCGCCGTACGGCGACGGCTTCCTCGCGGCCATGGAGGCTCAGGTCGTTCCGTAG